In a single window of the Bufo bufo chromosome 5, aBufBuf1.1, whole genome shotgun sequence genome:
- the KLF6 gene encoding Krueppel-like factor 6 has translation MDVLPMCSIFQELQIVHDTGYFSALPSLEEYWQQTCLELERYLQSEPCYVSASEFKFDGEDELWTKFILSCEKKEEPNPQIICIKTEDISDSQNLETNSLNSDVSSELSDSSEELSPTSKFTSDPIDMVIKSEPFSSSVTSTPPSSPEQGKESHHHLWNAITGELHSPEKLRPGSFIKTLDQGSPTSGGETSPDSRKRVHKCLFNGCKKVYTKSSHLKAHQRTHTGEKPYRCSWEGCTWRFARSDELTRHFRKHTGAKPFKCTHCDKCFSRSDHLALHMKRHI, from the exons ATGGATGTTCTACCGATGTGCAGCATTTTCCAGGAGCTTCAGATCGTGCACGACACCGGCTACTTCTCCGCGTTACCATCTCTGGAGGAATATTGGCAACAG ACTTGCCTGGAACTAGAACGCTACCTGCAGAGCGAGCCTTGCTACGTGTCGGCCTCTGAATTCAAATTTGACGGGGAAGATGAGCTTTGGACCAAATTTATTCTGTCGTGTGAGAAAAAGGAGGAACCGAACCCCCAAATTATCTGTATCAAAACGGAGGACATCTCTGACAGTCAAAATCTAGAGACCAACAGTTTGAACTCTGATGTCAGCAGCGAATTATCAGACAGCTCGGAAGAGCTTTCACCGACTTCCAAATTTACCTCAGACCCCATTGATATGGTGATCAAATCTGAACCTTTTAGCTCGTCTGTCACTTCTACTCCACCATCGTCACCAGAGCAGGGCAAGGAATCTCACCATCATTTGTGGAATGCCATCACTGGGGAGCTCCATTCACCTGAGAAACTGAGGCCTGGTTCATTCATAAAGACACTTGATCAAGGTAGCCCAACCAGTGGTGGTGAAACCTCGCCAGACAGCAGGAAACGCGTCCATAAGTGTCTCTTCAACGGTTGCAAGAAAGTTTACACCAAGAGTTCGCACCTTAAAGCACATCAGCGCACTCATACAG GAGAGAAGCCTTACAGATGTTCCTGGGAAGGTTGTACGTGGCGTTTTGCAAGAAGTGATGAACTGACCAGACACTTCCGAAAACACACTGGTGCCAAACCATTTAAGTGCACACATTGTGACAA ATGCTTCTCCAGGTCAGATCACTTGGCCCTGCACATGAAGCGACACATATGA